One genomic window of Candidatus Pseudobacter hemicellulosilyticus includes the following:
- the lepA gene encoding translation elongation factor 4: MKNIRNFCIIAHIDHGKSTLADRLLQTTNTISEREMMDQVLDDMDLEREKGITIKSHAIQINYKHTDGQEYILNLIDTPGHVDFSYEVSRALAACEGALLLVDATQGIQAQTISNLYLAIDNDLEIIPVINKIDMDGAMIEEVQDQIIELIGCKAEDILLASGRAGIGIDGILEAIVQKIPAPTGNTEAPLQALIFDSVFNSFRGIIVYYRILNGVLKKGDKVKFISTETEYEADEVGVLKLSLSPKQEVRAGDVGYIITGIKNAKEVKVGDTLTLFKNGTTEAIRGFEEVKPMVFAGIFPVNTDDFEELRDCMDKLQLNDASLTYELETSQALGFGFRCGFLGLLHMEIIQERLEREFNQMVITTVPNVSFIAYSTRGEKSTVNNPAEMPEPTQLDRIEEPFIKAQIISKPEYIGNIMTLCLGKRGILINQSYLTQTRVELIFEMPLTEIVFDFYDKLKSQTRGYASFDYHPIGYRESHIVKMDILLNNDKVDALSALIHRGRAEDFGRKLCEKLKELLPRQQFQIAIQAAIGAKIVARENISAMRKDVTAKCYGGDISRKRKLLEKQKEGKKRMRQIGNVEVPQEAFLAVLKLDD, from the coding sequence ATGAAGAATATTCGTAATTTCTGTATCATCGCCCACATTGACCATGGTAAGAGTACCCTGGCCGACCGACTTCTGCAAACCACCAATACCATCAGTGAACGGGAAATGATGGACCAGGTGCTGGATGATATGGACCTGGAACGGGAAAAAGGGATCACTATCAAGAGCCACGCCATCCAGATCAACTACAAGCATACCGATGGACAGGAATACATCCTGAACCTGATTGATACGCCCGGTCACGTAGACTTCAGTTATGAAGTGAGCCGCGCCCTGGCGGCCTGCGAAGGCGCCCTGCTGCTGGTAGATGCTACCCAGGGTATCCAGGCACAGACCATCTCCAACCTCTACCTGGCCATTGACAATGACCTGGAGATCATCCCCGTCATCAACAAGATTGATATGGACGGCGCCATGATCGAGGAAGTTCAGGACCAGATCATTGAACTGATCGGCTGCAAAGCAGAAGATATCCTCCTGGCCAGCGGCCGCGCCGGCATTGGTATTGACGGCATCCTGGAAGCCATTGTACAAAAGATCCCCGCACCCACAGGCAATACCGAAGCACCGCTGCAGGCCCTGATCTTCGACAGCGTGTTCAACTCCTTCCGCGGTATCATCGTTTACTACCGCATCCTCAACGGCGTCCTGAAAAAAGGCGATAAAGTAAAATTCATTTCTACAGAGACCGAATACGAGGCCGATGAAGTAGGGGTGCTCAAGCTCAGCCTGAGCCCCAAACAGGAGGTCCGTGCCGGCGATGTAGGTTATATCATTACCGGCATCAAGAATGCCAAAGAAGTAAAAGTGGGGGATACCCTCACCCTGTTCAAAAATGGCACCACCGAAGCCATTAGAGGTTTTGAAGAAGTGAAGCCCATGGTATTTGCCGGCATCTTCCCCGTGAATACGGATGATTTTGAAGAGCTGCGTGATTGCATGGACAAGCTGCAGCTGAATGACGCTTCGCTCACCTATGAATTGGAAACCTCCCAGGCCCTGGGCTTCGGTTTCCGATGCGGCTTCCTCGGCCTCCTGCACATGGAGATCATCCAGGAAAGGCTGGAAAGGGAGTTCAACCAGATGGTGATCACCACGGTGCCCAACGTAAGTTTTATTGCCTACAGCACCCGCGGTGAAAAATCAACGGTGAACAACCCCGCCGAAATGCCGGAACCCACACAGCTGGACCGCATTGAAGAACCGTTCATCAAAGCACAGATCATCTCCAAGCCGGAATATATCGGTAATATCATGACGCTCTGCCTCGGCAAGCGCGGTATCCTGATCAACCAGAGTTACCTGACGCAAACCCGCGTGGAGCTGATCTTTGAAATGCCGCTGACCGAGATCGTGTTCGATTTCTACGATAAGCTGAAAAGCCAGACCCGCGGTTACGCTTCTTTCGATTACCATCCCATTGGTTACCGCGAGAGCCATATCGTGAAAATGGATATCCTGCTTAATAATGATAAGGTGGATGCCCTGAGCGCCCTGATCCACCGCGGCCGCGCCGAGGACTTTGGTCGCAAGCTCTGCGAAAAACTGAAAGAACTGCTGCCTCGCCAGCAATTCCAGATCGCTATCCAGGCCGCTATCGGCGCCAAGATCGTTGCCCGGGAAAATATCTCTGCTATGCGGAAGGACGTAACGGCCAAATGTTATGGTGGTGATATCAGCCGGAAACGGAAGCTGCTGGAGAAACAGAAAGAAGGTAAGAAACGTATGCGCCAGATCGGCAACGTGGAAGTACCGCAGGAAGCTTTCCTGGCCGTACTGAAGCTGGACGATTGA
- a CDS encoding glycosyltransferase codes for MGRKVIIIGPAHPLRGGLATYDHRLCRQFLQEGDECSIYSFSLQYPGFLFPGTTQYSDEPPPEGLEIYSVINSIHPLNWLQVGNVLKRVQPDIIVVRFWLPFMGPALGTILRRVKKNGHTKVVAITDNVLPHEKRPGDIPFLRYFLKSCDAFVTMSEKVMQDLRKFEATKPAQQVLHPLYDNFGDPVSKTAARQHLGLPEGERILLFFGFIRKYKGLDILLEALKLAAKQDPQQPPARLLIAGEFYEDDKPYNELIQQLGIEHLLIRRTIFIPDQEVKYYLCAADGLVQPYRNATQSGVTPLAYHFEKPMIVTNVGGLPALVPHGKSGLVAEPEPASLAAAIVAYFRQGESSFLPTLREEKKKYSWHKLVQTIRELADSIH; via the coding sequence ATGGGCCGGAAAGTGATCATCATCGGCCCGGCGCACCCGCTCAGAGGCGGACTGGCCACCTACGACCACCGGCTCTGCCGGCAGTTCCTGCAGGAAGGCGATGAATGCAGCATCTATTCTTTTTCGCTCCAATACCCCGGCTTCCTCTTCCCCGGCACTACCCAGTATTCAGATGAGCCGCCGCCGGAAGGACTGGAGATCTATTCCGTGATCAATTCCATACACCCGCTCAACTGGTTGCAGGTTGGCAATGTGCTGAAGCGGGTACAGCCTGATATTATTGTGGTGCGTTTCTGGCTGCCCTTCATGGGACCAGCTCTGGGCACCATTCTGCGCCGCGTAAAAAAGAACGGCCACACCAAGGTGGTGGCCATTACCGATAATGTGCTGCCCCACGAGAAAAGACCGGGGGACATACCCTTTCTCCGTTACTTCCTTAAAAGCTGTGATGCTTTTGTGACCATGAGTGAGAAAGTGATGCAGGACCTGAGAAAGTTTGAAGCCACCAAACCTGCTCAGCAGGTGCTGCACCCCCTGTACGATAATTTCGGCGATCCCGTTTCCAAAACAGCAGCCCGGCAGCATCTTGGTTTGCCCGAAGGTGAACGCATCCTGCTGTTCTTCGGATTTATCCGCAAATACAAGGGACTGGATATCCTGCTGGAAGCCCTGAAGCTGGCTGCAAAACAGGACCCTCAGCAACCGCCGGCCAGGCTGCTCATTGCCGGTGAGTTCTATGAAGACGACAAGCCCTACAACGAACTCATCCAACAACTGGGTATTGAACACCTGCTGATCCGGCGAACCATTTTCATTCCTGATCAGGAAGTAAAATATTATCTCTGTGCTGCCGACGGACTGGTACAGCCTTATCGCAATGCAACGCAAAGCGGTGTTACACCATTGGCTTACCATTTTGAGAAGCCGATGATTGTGACCAATGTGGGCGGTCTGCCCGCGCTGGTGCCGCACGGTAAAAGCGGACTGGTGGCTGAACCTGAGCCGGCTTCGCTGGCAGCAGCCATAGTAGCATATTTCCGGCAGGGCGAAAGCTCCTTCCTGCCTACACTGCGGGAAGAGAAGAAGAAATATTCCTGGCACAAACTGGTGCAGACTATCCGCGAGCTGGCTGATTCCATTCATTGA
- a CDS encoding D-sedoheptulose 7-phosphate isomerase: protein MQEKISNIIRESINVKNKVVQDATLLQTIEVVSKGMVAALQKGSRIWFCGNGGSAADAQHLAAEFSGRFYIDRHALPAEALHCNTSYMTAVANDYSYDVVYSRLIQGIANSGDYLVGLSTSGNSGNIIKAFEVAREKGVITVAFTGETGGKLKDLSDHLVNVPSKDTPRIQESHILLGHIICQLVEEEYFGTVKA, encoded by the coding sequence ATGCAAGAGAAAATCAGCAACATTATCCGCGAGTCCATCAACGTTAAGAACAAAGTAGTACAGGACGCTACCCTGCTGCAAACCATTGAAGTTGTTTCCAAAGGAATGGTGGCTGCCCTGCAGAAAGGCAGCCGCATCTGGTTTTGCGGCAACGGCGGCAGCGCTGCGGACGCACAGCACCTGGCGGCAGAATTCTCCGGCCGCTTTTATATTGACCGCCATGCATTGCCTGCAGAAGCCCTGCACTGCAATACTTCCTATATGACGGCCGTGGCCAATGATTACAGTTACGATGTGGTGTATAGCCGCCTGATACAGGGGATCGCTAATAGCGGTGATTACCTGGTAGGCCTTTCCACCTCCGGTAATTCCGGCAATATCATCAAGGCTTTTGAAGTGGCCCGCGAAAAAGGCGTGATCACCGTGGCCTTTACCGGCGAAACCGGCGGCAAGCTCAAAGACCTGAGTGATCACCTCGTGAATGTTCCTTCCAAAGACACGCCGCGGATCCAGGAAAGTCATATCCTGTTAGGACATATCATCTGCCAGCTGGTGGAAGAAGAATATTTCGGGACGGTAAAAGCATGA
- a CDS encoding nucleotidyltransferase family protein, translating into MIRECIILAGGLGTRLRSAVPELPKCLAPVAGKPFLHWVLCYLRQQGIERFVFSLGYRHELIVDYLEAEWPALDAHYSIEQEPLGTGGAILLASRQAVEGTVLIVNGDTLFKVDLAGLAAVHTAQQAHCTLALKPMRDFDRYGVVTLDERGRISSFREKQFYAEGLINGGVYALEVKPWLEERMPEKFSFEKDYLETYYSRRPMAGYVQDGYFIDIGIPEDLARASTELANEASC; encoded by the coding sequence ATGATACGCGAATGCATCATATTAGCCGGTGGCCTGGGCACCCGACTGCGCAGCGCCGTGCCTGAATTGCCGAAGTGCCTGGCGCCCGTAGCAGGAAAACCTTTCCTGCACTGGGTACTCTGCTACCTCCGGCAACAGGGCATAGAACGCTTTGTATTCTCCCTGGGCTACCGGCATGAACTCATTGTAGATTACCTGGAGGCTGAATGGCCGGCGCTGGATGCCCATTACTCCATTGAACAGGAGCCCCTGGGCACAGGCGGCGCCATCCTGCTGGCCAGCCGCCAGGCAGTGGAAGGAACGGTGCTGATCGTGAACGGGGATACCCTTTTCAAGGTGGATCTGGCCGGTCTTGCAGCAGTGCATACCGCACAGCAGGCCCATTGCACCCTGGCCCTGAAACCCATGCGGGACTTTGACCGGTATGGCGTGGTCACGCTGGATGAAAGAGGCCGGATCAGCAGTTTCCGGGAAAAGCAGTTCTATGCCGAAGGGCTTATCAACGGCGGCGTATATGCTTTGGAGGTAAAGCCCTGGCTGGAAGAACGGATGCCGGAAAAATTTTCCTTCGAAAAAGACTATCTCGAAACCTATTATTCCAGGCGGCCTATGGCCGGTTATGTTCAGGATGGCTATTTTATAGACATCGGCATACCGGAAGATCTTGCGCGGGCCTCTACAGAACTTGCAAACGAAGCTTCATGTTAG
- a CDS encoding HAD family hydrolase: MLALDKIGKDWTLFLDRDGVINIEKYQDYVYNYREFIFYEGVPEALAFLSGIFGPIVMTTNQRGIGRGLMTEADLAGIHQQMLRDVQAAGGRIDKIYYCPSNDNSDPNRKPNPGMAFQAKADFPQIDLQRSLIVGNSISDMEFGRNAGIHTVFVTTTKPAQAFPHPLIDAVFSGLPDFAKALQFC, encoded by the coding sequence ATGTTAGCATTGGATAAGATTGGGAAAGACTGGACGCTGTTCCTGGACCGTGACGGAGTGATCAATATCGAGAAGTACCAGGACTATGTGTACAATTACAGGGAGTTTATTTTTTATGAAGGCGTACCGGAAGCCCTGGCCTTCCTGTCGGGCATTTTTGGCCCCATTGTCATGACCACCAACCAGCGTGGTATTGGCCGGGGGCTGATGACCGAGGCTGATCTGGCCGGTATCCACCAACAGATGCTGCGTGATGTGCAGGCTGCCGGCGGCCGTATAGATAAGATCTACTACTGCCCTTCCAACGACAACAGCGATCCCAACCGCAAACCCAATCCTGGTATGGCTTTCCAGGCCAAAGCCGATTTTCCGCAGATTGACCTGCAGCGTTCCCTGATTGTAGGCAACAGCATCAGCGATATGGAATTTGGTCGCAATGCCGGTATCCATACCGTTTTTGTGACAACCACCAAACCGGCCCAGGCTTTTCCCCATCCGCTTATAGATGCGGTTTTCAGTGGATTGCCCGATTTTGCAAAAGCTTTGCAATTCTGTTAA
- a CDS encoding DUF4199 domain-containing protein has product MTEAAGTPATQKNIGLTYGLIGGLVSAVSVLVFYLGGVSLFLNWALNWIPIVIVIVLAVLAGVQQRKVNGGYLPFGQALKTTFTVFVVAVGIQTIFTYVLLNVIDTEFRDAMQLAAIEKTEEVLRNFKMPEDKIDEAMKQAANSDSYSIKSMTLGFAFNSLLCFIVALIISAIIKRNKAPFDNAFTQ; this is encoded by the coding sequence ATGACCGAAGCAGCTGGTACTCCCGCCACGCAAAAAAATATCGGACTGACCTATGGCCTGATCGGTGGACTTGTTTCTGCCGTTTCTGTGCTGGTATTTTACCTGGGAGGCGTTTCCCTGTTCCTGAACTGGGCCCTTAACTGGATCCCTATTGTCATTGTGATTGTGCTGGCGGTATTGGCCGGTGTACAGCAAAGAAAGGTCAATGGCGGTTACCTGCCTTTCGGCCAGGCGCTGAAGACCACCTTCACCGTCTTTGTAGTGGCCGTGGGCATCCAGACCATCTTCACCTATGTGCTGCTGAATGTGATCGATACGGAATTCCGGGATGCCATGCAACTGGCCGCCATTGAAAAAACGGAAGAGGTGCTGCGCAACTTCAAAATGCCGGAAGACAAGATCGATGAAGCCATGAAGCAGGCCGCTAACAGCGATAGCTACTCTATTAAAAGCATGACCCTCGGATTTGCTTTCAACAGCCTGCTTTGCTTTATTGTAGCCCTGATCATTTCGGCCATCATTAAAAGGAATAAGGCGCCATTTGATAATGCCTTTACTCAATAA
- a CDS encoding dihydroorotase, producing MKVLIQQVTITDPLSPFQGKKQDILIESGIIKDIQASISATADQVEVVSGENLHVSPGWVEIFAQFGDPGYEYKETLETGAAAAAAGGYTDVLVIPNTKPVIDNKSQAAYISSRSAGLPARIHPIGAISKGAEGKDLAEMYDMREAGAMAFSDGLHPVQSSGVMLKALQYVKAFDGIVIQIPDDRSVGANGVMHEGIVSTQLGLPGKPMMAEELLVARDIKLARYAEARLHLTGVTSPRSLEYIRRAKESGLPVTCSVTPYHLFFIDKDLWEYDSNLKVYPHLRTQTERDALRAAVADGTVDCISSHHRPHEYDSKVLEFEYAQYGMTGLETCYAALKTAMPEIPESRWVELLSINPGKLFGLERSPIQPGAPASLTLFNPSGETVVTDRFFRSRSTNSAFIGKKLSGKVIGVINGEKLSLA from the coding sequence ATGAAGGTTCTCATACAACAAGTTACCATAACGGATCCACTATCACCGTTCCAGGGCAAGAAGCAGGATATTTTAATTGAATCAGGCATTATAAAGGATATTCAGGCCTCCATTTCCGCCACTGCCGATCAGGTAGAGGTGGTCAGCGGGGAAAACCTGCATGTATCCCCGGGTTGGGTAGAGATCTTTGCCCAGTTCGGCGATCCTGGTTATGAGTACAAGGAAACCCTGGAGACAGGCGCCGCCGCTGCGGCCGCCGGTGGATATACAGATGTATTGGTGATACCCAATACCAAACCGGTGATCGACAACAAATCCCAGGCAGCTTATATCAGTAGCCGCTCTGCCGGTCTGCCCGCCCGCATCCACCCCATCGGCGCCATTTCCAAAGGCGCTGAAGGCAAGGACCTGGCGGAAATGTATGATATGCGCGAAGCAGGCGCCATGGCTTTCAGCGATGGCCTGCACCCCGTGCAGTCCTCCGGCGTGATGCTCAAAGCCCTCCAGTATGTGAAGGCTTTTGACGGTATCGTTATCCAGATCCCGGACGACCGCTCCGTGGGCGCCAACGGCGTCATGCACGAAGGTATTGTGTCCACCCAGCTGGGCCTGCCCGGCAAGCCCATGATGGCTGAAGAGCTGCTGGTGGCCCGGGATATCAAGCTGGCCCGCTATGCGGAAGCCCGGCTGCACCTCACCGGCGTCACCTCTCCCCGCTCCCTGGAGTATATCCGGCGGGCCAAGGAAAGCGGACTGCCCGTGACCTGCTCGGTAACCCCTTACCACCTGTTCTTTATTGATAAGGACCTCTGGGAATACGATTCCAATCTCAAAGTATACCCGCACCTCCGCACCCAGACAGAAAGGGATGCGCTGCGCGCCGCCGTGGCAGACGGGACCGTGGACTGTATCAGCTCACACCACCGCCCCCATGAGTACGACAGCAAAGTGCTGGAATTTGAATACGCCCAATATGGTATGACGGGCCTCGAAACCTGTTATGCCGCCCTCAAAACGGCCATGCCGGAGATCCCGGAAAGCCGCTGGGTGGAACTGCTGAGCATCAACCCCGGCAAACTCTTCGGGTTGGAACGCTCCCCCATCCAACCCGGCGCCCCCGCCAGCCTGACCCTGTTCAATCCCTCCGGGGAAACCGTGGTGACAGACAGGTTCTTCCGTTCCCGGTCCACCAATTCCGCCTTTATCGGCAAAAAGTTGTCGGGTAAAGTGATTGGCGTGATCAACGGGGAAAAACTATCTTTGGCGTAA
- a CDS encoding glycosyltransferase family 2 protein → MDVSIVVPLLDEAESLPELCAWIDRVTKAHGLSYEVILVDDGSEDNSWEVIEQLGAANPSVKGIRFQRNYGKSAALNEGFKAAQGDVVITMDADLQDSPDEIPELRRLIVEDGYDMISGWKKKRFDNTLTKNIPSKFFNWATRRASGIRLHDFNCGLKSYRLKVVKSIEVYGEMHRYIPVLAKWSGFKKIGEKVVEHRARKYGTTKFGWERFVNGFLDLASIMFVSKYGKRPMHFFGLIGTLFFVLGFGSVIYLTIAKIYDPNNSLTNRPPFFIALTAMLMGVILFVGGFLGELVARNAPGRNAYLIEQKSGL, encoded by the coding sequence ATGGATGTTTCCATCGTAGTGCCCCTGCTCGATGAAGCGGAATCTTTACCCGAATTGTGCGCCTGGATCGACCGGGTAACAAAGGCCCATGGCCTGAGCTATGAAGTGATCCTGGTGGATGATGGCAGTGAGGATAATTCCTGGGAAGTGATAGAACAGCTGGGCGCCGCCAATCCGTCTGTCAAAGGCATCCGGTTCCAGCGTAACTATGGTAAATCCGCCGCCCTCAACGAAGGCTTCAAAGCCGCCCAGGGCGATGTGGTGATCACCATGGACGCCGACCTCCAGGACAGTCCCGACGAGATACCCGAACTCCGCCGCCTTATTGTGGAAGATGGATATGATATGATCAGTGGCTGGAAGAAAAAAAGGTTCGATAATACCCTCACCAAAAATATTCCTTCCAAATTCTTCAACTGGGCTACCCGCAGGGCATCCGGCATCCGGCTGCATGATTTTAATTGCGGACTTAAATCCTACCGGCTGAAAGTGGTAAAGAGTATTGAAGTTTATGGGGAGATGCACCGCTATATTCCCGTACTGGCCAAATGGTCCGGGTTTAAAAAGATCGGGGAGAAAGTGGTGGAACACCGCGCCAGGAAATACGGCACCACCAAATTTGGCTGGGAACGTTTCGTAAACGGCTTCCTGGACCTGGCCTCTATCATGTTTGTGAGCAAATACGGCAAAAGGCCCATGCACTTCTTCGGGCTTATCGGCACCCTGTTCTTTGTACTGGGTTTCGGCAGCGTCATTTACCTCACCATCGCCAAGATCTACGATCCCAATAACAGCCTTACCAACCGCCCGCCCTTTTTCATAGCCCTCACGGCCATGCTGATGGGTGTTATCCTGTTTGTAGGCGGTTTCCTGGGCGAGCTGGTGGCACGCAACGCCCCCGGCCGCAACGCCTATCTCATTGAACAAAAATCCGGTTTGTAA
- a CDS encoding dehydrogenase: protein MIYRSKAPLRIGLAGGGTDVSPYCDRFGGAILNATVSLFAYANIEPLEENVIELRAMDRGEEQRFEGLLPQLPLDGKLDLLKGVYNRIRSQYGLPPQGFRLSTYVDAPAGSGLGTSSTLVAAIVGAFVEMLRLPLGEYDIAQLAYEIERKDLAMAGGRQDQYAATFGGVNYMEFYADEKVIVNPLRIKQSYLFELENNLLLYYTATSRESAKIIEKQSRNVVDKQEKAIEAMHQLKHQAQLMKEALLKGRVGQIGEILDFGFRQKKLMAEGISNPLMDELYETAIRAGATGGKISGAGGGGFMTFYCPGTTKFAVMEKLTAFGGYVRPYQFVDHGLTTWTI from the coding sequence ATGATCTATAGGAGTAAAGCCCCTTTGCGTATTGGCCTGGCCGGTGGCGGGACTGATGTCAGTCCCTACTGCGACCGCTTTGGCGGGGCTATTCTCAACGCAACTGTTTCGCTCTTTGCTTACGCCAATATTGAACCACTGGAGGAAAACGTTATTGAGCTGCGGGCCATGGACCGGGGCGAAGAACAACGATTTGAAGGACTGCTGCCACAACTGCCGCTGGATGGTAAACTGGACCTGCTGAAAGGCGTGTACAACCGTATCCGGTCCCAGTACGGACTGCCGCCGCAGGGCTTCCGGCTCTCCACCTATGTGGATGCACCGGCCGGCTCAGGACTGGGCACTTCCTCTACCCTTGTTGCTGCTATTGTAGGCGCTTTTGTAGAGATGCTGCGTCTTCCCCTGGGTGAATACGATATTGCCCAGCTGGCCTACGAAATAGAACGCAAGGACCTGGCCATGGCCGGCGGCCGCCAGGACCAGTATGCAGCCACCTTTGGCGGCGTGAACTATATGGAGTTCTATGCCGATGAAAAAGTGATCGTGAACCCGCTGCGCATAAAACAGTCTTACCTTTTTGAGCTGGAGAACAACCTCCTGCTTTATTATACAGCTACCAGCCGGGAATCGGCGAAGATCATTGAAAAGCAAAGTCGCAACGTAGTGGACAAGCAGGAGAAAGCCATTGAGGCCATGCACCAGCTTAAACACCAGGCGCAACTGATGAAGGAAGCCCTGCTGAAAGGCCGGGTGGGCCAGATCGGGGAGATCCTGGACTTCGGCTTCCGCCAGAAAAAGCTGATGGCCGAAGGCATCAGCAATCCGCTGATGGATGAGTTGTATGAAACGGCTATCCGCGCCGGTGCTACCGGCGGCAAGATCTCCGGTGCCGGCGGCGGCGGTTTTATGACTTTTTATTGCCCGGGTACTACTAAATTTGCCGTTATGGAAAAACTGACCGCGTTTGGCGGTTATGTAAGGCCTTACCAGTTTGTAGACCATGGCCTTACTACCTGGACCATTTAA